GTGCCTCGGTCGAGGTGTCGAACGTCCAAACATCGGAGGAATCTGCATGAGGCGCTTCGCCCAGACCATCAGGCTCCGCCCCGAGCACCGGGAGAAGTACCTCGAACTCCACTCCGCCGTCTGGCCCGGAGTCGAGGCGGCCCTCCACCGGGCGCGGATCCGCAACTACAGCATCTACCTCCACGGCGACGTGCTGTTCGCCTACTTCGAGTACCACGGCGAGGACTTCGACGCCGACATCGCGGAACTGGAGGCCGACCCGGTGACCCAGGAATGGTGGAAGCTCACCGACCCCTGCCAGGAGCCCTGGCCCGACCGCGGCGACTCCCGCCAATGGACCGAACTCGCCGAGGTCTGGCACCTGGGCGAACCCGGCGAGCACACCGCCGGCTGACCAGACCCGCACCGGACCGACCACCCGAACCGGAGCCTCCCGTGACCACCCCGCCACCCCCGGGACTCATCGACGCCCACCACCACCTGTGGGACCTCGACCGGCGCCCGCAAGCCTGGCTCGACGACCCCGATCTCACCTCGATCCGCCGCACGTTCACCCCCGATGACCTGCGCGCCACCGCCACCCGGGAGGTGGCCGGACGCCGGCTGCACGGCACGGTCGTCGTGCAGTGCATCCCGGACGTGCCCGAGACCGCGGACCTGCTCGCGCTCGCCGCCCAGGACCCGCTGATCGACGCCGTGGTCGGCTGGGCGGACCTCAGGTCCCCCGCGATCGGCGACGAGCTCGACCGGCTGCTCGCCGGACCGGGCGGCGGACACCTCCGGTCGCTGCGGCACCTGGTCCAGGGCGAGTCGGACCCGCACTGGCTGCAACGCCCCGACGTCGAGCGCGGGTTGGCGGCGCTCGGGGACCGCGGGCTGGGCTACGACGTGCTCGTCCGCAGCCACCAGCTCGACCAGGCGATCCGGCTCGCCGAACGCTTCCCGGAGCTGCCCCAGGTCCTCGACCACGCCGGCAAGCCGGACATCGCCGGCGGCGAACTGGGGGACTGGGAAGGTCGGTTGCGGCAGCTGGCCGGGCACCCCCAGGTGGTCTGCAAGGTGTCCGGACTGATCACCGAGGCCGACCACGACACCTGGACCACCGCCGACCTCCGCCCGGTCTGGGACGTCCTGCTGAGCGCCTTCGGCGCCGACCGGCTGATGTTCGGCTCGGACTGGCCGGTGGCGAACCTCGCGGGCGGCTGGAACCGCTGGGCCGCCACCGTGGACGAACTGCTCGACGAGTGCTCCGCCGAGGAGACCTCGGCGATCCTCGCGGGCACCGCGACCACCTTCTACCGCCTCGCCCGTACCTGACCCACCGGCACCGAACCCCACCGGCACCGAACCCCACCCGCACCGAACCCCACCCGTTCCGAAGGGACCCGGGAACCACGATGACGCTTGCTGTGCGATACACGGCCGCCCGCACGCTGGACACCGCTCCGGTCGAACCGTCCGAGCCCGGCCCCGGCGAGGTGCTGCTGGCTCCCGCGTACGTCGGGATCTGCGGCACCGACCTGCACATCTTCCACGGCGACATGGACGCCCGGGTCGCCGCCCCGGCCGTCCTCGGCCACGAGATGTCCGGCCGCGTGGTGCGGGTCGGCGCCGGGGTGGAGGGTTGGCAGCCCGGGGACGCGGTGACGGT
The genomic region above belongs to Streptomyces sp. 1331.2 and contains:
- a CDS encoding L-rhamnose mutarotase produces the protein MRRFAQTIRLRPEHREKYLELHSAVWPGVEAALHRARIRNYSIYLHGDVLFAYFEYHGEDFDADIAELEADPVTQEWWKLTDPCQEPWPDRGDSRQWTELAEVWHLGEPGEHTAG
- a CDS encoding amidohydrolase family protein, which translates into the protein MTTPPPPGLIDAHHHLWDLDRRPQAWLDDPDLTSIRRTFTPDDLRATATREVAGRRLHGTVVVQCIPDVPETADLLALAAQDPLIDAVVGWADLRSPAIGDELDRLLAGPGGGHLRSLRHLVQGESDPHWLQRPDVERGLAALGDRGLGYDVLVRSHQLDQAIRLAERFPELPQVLDHAGKPDIAGGELGDWEGRLRQLAGHPQVVCKVSGLITEADHDTWTTADLRPVWDVLLSAFGADRLMFGSDWPVANLAGGWNRWAATVDELLDECSAEETSAILAGTATTFYRLART